Proteins from a genomic interval of Lycium ferocissimum isolate CSIRO_LF1 chromosome 2, AGI_CSIRO_Lferr_CH_V1, whole genome shotgun sequence:
- the LOC132046240 gene encoding putative PAP-specific phosphatase, mitochondrial: MDLVHYTACRFPAAHPQHIFHTPFRRRFVGVRSSLSLPFTEQKAKYYRELEAAVDVVQRACRLCLHVKKSLFSSDGRILEKNDQTPVTIADFGVQALVSLEMNRLFPSIPLVAEEDSAFLRSNNLVGSVADVVKDKATLGDEVTDDNILKAIDRGGKDACVFGPKPATYWILDPIDGTRGFVRGSEALYVVGLALVVEGQIVLGVMGCPNWLEDCSDNSIIEVQENRTSRSGIIMVSHVGCGTWTKRLSDILTIESPLAWTRCSVDSCQMVEGARFTIPESQTWKSLPLSALFDAKTDCENIGEGNILLLSACCGSLCKYLMVASGRASVYIQGKKAKSIIKVWDHAVGIICVHEAGGKVTDWEGSSLDFAADQTERRLIFPSGGVLVTNGSLHSKIIGMISSNSAVL; the protein is encoded by the exons ATGGATCTTGTCCACTACACCGCTTGCCGCTTCCCTGCAGCTCATCCTCAGCATATCTTCCATACACCATTTCGCCGGCGTTTCGTCGGCGTTAG GTCGAGTTTGAGCCTTCCATTCACAGAGCAGAAAGCAAAGTATTATAGAGAGCTTGAAGCTGCTGTTGATGTTGTCCAACGAGCTTGTCGTCTCTGTCTTCAT GTGAAGAAGTCACTGTTCTCAAGTGATGGTAGGATTCTTGAGAAAAATGACCAGACCCCAGTCACTATTGCAGATTTTGGAGTGCAGGCTTTAGTTAGCTTGG AGATGAACAGACTTTTTCCCTCTATCCCTTTGGTGGCTGAAGAGGACTCTGCATTCTTGCGTTCAAATAATCTGGTTGGCTCAGTGGCTGATGTTGTGAAGGATAAAGCAACCTTAGGAGATGAAGTAACAGAtgataatattttgaaagcGATTGACAGAGGGGGAAAGGATGCTTGTGTATTTGGGCCTAAGCCAGCCACTTACTGG ATACTGGATCCTATTGATGGTACACGAGGGTTTGTTAGAGGTAGTGAGGCTCTCTATGTG GTGGGTTTGGCACTTgtagttgaaggacagattgtCTTAGGAGTCATGGGCTGCCCCAATTGGCTCGAAGACTGTTCTGACAATTCTATCATTGAGGTCCAAGAAAACAGAACTTCCAGATCAGGGATCATCATGGTTTCTCATGTGGGTTGTGGAACATGGACAAAGAGGTTGTCAGACATACTAACCATTGAGTCACCTCTCGCTTGGACCAGATGCTCTGTTGACAGCTGCCAAATGGTGGAGGGCGCACGCTTTACTATTCCCGAAAGTCAAACATGGAAATCTTTACCCCTGTCGGCTTTATTTGATGCAAAAACAGACTGTGAGAACATAGGAGAAGGCAACATACTTCTTCTGTCTGCATGCTGTGGGAG CTTATGCAAATATCTGATGGTGGCTTCTGGTAGAGCATCGGTTTACATTCAGGGGAAGAAGGCGAAATCTATTATCAAG GTCTGGGACCATGCTGTTGGAATCATATGTGTCCACGAAGCTGGAGGGAAG GTGACTGACTGGGAAGGAAGTTCACTTGATTTTGCAGCAGATCAAACTGAACGGAGGCTCATCTTTCCTTCAGGCGGGGTTCTTGTGACTAATGGGAGCTTACATAGCAAGATTATCGGAATGATCTCTTCAAATTCAGCAGTTCTTTGA
- the LOC132046226 gene encoding pentatricopeptide repeat-containing protein At4g13650, whose protein sequence is MVSKRIIHSLFKSSDCLCKEIWHFGYRKPIRLKNCTFTSCASISSLVLDDCSDEENEYYPSIVHPRVTKNDGYFDHTYYLSLLYSCLSEGSIVDAKKLHGKLLTLGFGADYRIGARFLDIYVACGDLSSALQIFDNLPSGIRNVSCWNMLLSGFSRMKRSDAVINLFSRMIREDVNPDECTFSEVLQACSDNKVAFSFQGVEQIHALTVRYGLGLQLIVSNRLIDLYSKNGFVDSSKKVFEDMVVRDSSSWVAMLSGFCKNKREEDAILLYKDMRKFGVIPTPYVFSSVISASTKIEAFNLGEQLHASIYKWGFLSNVFVSNALITLYSRCGYLTLAEKVFVEMPQKDGVTYNSLISGLSLKGFSDKALQLFEKMQLSSLKPDCVTIASLLGACASLGALQKGRQLHSYATKAGLCSDSIIEGSLLDLYVKCSDLETAHKFFLGSQMENIVLWNVMLVGYGQMGDLDESFQIFSQMQFKGLQPNQYTYPSILRTCTSVGALYLGEQIHSQVLKTGFWQNVYVCSVLIDMYAKHEKLVAAEKIFWRLNEEDVVSWTSMIAGYAQHDFFVEAVKLFRKMQDRGILSDNIGFASAISACAGIQALNQGRQIHAQSVVSGYSLDHSIGNALIFLYARCSRIQDAYAAFDKIDKKDIISWNGLVSGFAQSGFCEEALKVFSRMHGDGVEANMFTYGSAVSAAANTTNIKQGKQIHARIIKTGDNAETEASNVLITLYAKCGSLVDARKEFLEMQNKNDVSWNAMITGYSQHGCGNEAIELFEEMRHLGVKPNHVTYLGVLSACSHVGLVDKGLCYFNSMSKDYGLMPKLEHYASVVDILGRAGHLPRAMKFVETMPIEPDAMVWRTLLSACIVHKNIEIGEQTGHRLLQLEPQDSATYVLLSNLYAVLGRWDSRNQTRLLMKDRGVKKEPGRSWIEVKNTIHAFFVGDRLHPLANHIYDFVEDLNKRVVMIGYVQDNNSLWSDLELGQKDPTAYIHSEKLAIAFGLLSLPEMIPIRVMKNLRVCNDCHNWIKCVSKVADRAIVVRDAYRFHHFADGECSCNDFW, encoded by the exons ATGGTATCAAAGAGAATTATTCATTCCCTTTTCAAGTCTTCTGATTGTCTATGCAAG gaaatttggcattttggatATCGGAAACCAATTAGATTGAAGAACTGTACTTTTACTAGTTGTGCAAGTATAAGTTCACTGGTTCTTGATGATTGTTcagatgaagaaaatgaatattatCCATCTATTGTTCATCCACGAGTAACGAAAAATGATGGGTATTTCGATCATACTTATTATCTAAGCCTACTATATAGTTGCTTGAGTGAAGGGTCAATTGTAGATGCCAAGAAACTACATGGGAAATTGTTGACATTGGGATTTGGAGCTGATTATAGGATTGGTGCTAGGTTTCTTGATATTTATGTTGCTTGTGGAGATTTATCTAGTGCATTGCAAATATTTGATAATTTACCAAGTGGGATTAGAAATGTGTCTTGCTGGAATATGTTGTTGTCTGGTTTTTCACGGATGAAAAGAAGTGATGCAGTTATCAATTTGTTTTCTCGAATGATAAGAGAAGATGTTAATCCAGATGAGTGCACATTTTCCGAAGTTCTGCAAGCCTGCAGTGACAACAAGGTTGCATTTAGTTTCCAGGGTGTTGAACAGATTCATGCTTTGACTGTGCGCTATGGTCTTGGCTTGCAGCTCATTGTTTCTAACCGTTTGATTGATTTGTATTCTAAAAATGGATTTGTAGATTCTAGTAAGAAAGTCTTTGAGGATATGGTGGTAAGAGATAGTTCCTCTTGGGTGGCTATGTTATCTGGTTTTTGTAAGAACAAACGAGAAGAAGATGCTATTCTCCTATATAAGGATATGCGTAAATTTGGAGTAATTCCTACTCCATATGTTTTCTCGAGTGTAATAAGTGCATCCACAAAGATTGAAGCATTTAACTTGGGAGAACAGCTCCATGCTAGTATCTATAAGTGGGGATTTTTATCTAATGTTTTTGTTAGTAATGCCCTCATTACATTGTATTCTCGCTGTGGATACTTAACATTGGCAGAAAAAGTATTTGTTGAAATGCCGCAGAAGGATGGAGTTACCTATAATTCCCTAATCTCTGGTCTCTCTTTGAAAGGATTCAGTGACAAGGCTCTACAGTTATTCGAGAAAATGCAGTTAAGTTCGTTGAAACCTGACTGTGTTACAATTGCAAGCCTCTTGGGTGCTTGTGCATCATTAGGAGCACTTCAGAAGGGAAGACAACTGCATTCTTATGCAACAAAGGCAGGTCTATGCTCAGATAGCATAATTGAAGGTTCTTTACTTGACCTTTATGTTAAGTGTTCTGACCTTGAAACAGCCCATAAATTTTTCCTCGGAAGCCAGATGGAAAACATTGTTCTTTGGAATGTGATGCTCGTGGGTTATGGGCAGATGGGTGATTTGGATGAATCGTTCCAAATCTTTTCACAGATGCAGTTTAAAGGGCTACAACCGAATCAATACACATACCCCAGTATATTGAGAACTTGTACATCTGTTGGCGCTCTATATCTTGGAGAACAAATACATAGCCAAGTATTAAAAACTGGTTTTTGGCAGAATGTTTACGTGTGTAGTGTGCTTATAGATATGTATGCCAAGCATGAAAAATTGGTTGCAGCAGAGAAAATCTTTTGGCGTCTAAATGAGGAAGATGTTGTATCTTGGACATCTATGATTGCTGGATATGCTCAGCATGACTTCTTTGTTGAAGCTGTAAAACTTTTTAGAAAAATGCAAGACCGAGGTATTCTATCTGATAACATAGGATTTGCAAGTGCAATCAGTGCATGTGCCGGCATTCAAGCACTCAATCAAGGGAGACAAATCCATGCCCAGTCAGTGGTGTCAGGCTACTCATTAGATCATTCAATAGGCAATGCATTGATTTTTCTTTATGCTAGATGCAGTAGAATACAAGATGCATATGCAGCATTTGacaaaattgataaaaaagATATTATTTCGTGGAATGGCTTGGTATCAGGATTTGCCCAAAGTGGATTTTGTGAAGAAGCATTGAAAGTGTTCTCTAGAATGCACGGAGATGGAGTGGAAGCTAACATGTTCACATATGGATCTGCTGTTAGTGCCGCTGCTAATACCACTAATATTAAACAGGGGAAGCAGATTCATGCTAGAATAATAAAGACTGGTGATAATGCCGAAACAGAAGCTTCCAATGTCCTGATCACATTGTATGCAAAGTGTGGAAGCCTTGTGGATGCCAGGAAAGAGTTCCTtgaaatgcaaaataaaaatgatGTGTCGTGGAATGCCATGATAACAGGCTATTCTCAACATGGGTGTGGCAATGAAGCTATAGAACTGTTTGAGGAGATGAGACATCTTGGTGTGAAGCCGAACCATGTCACCTATTTGGGTGTTTTATCAGCCTGTAGCCATGTGGGTTTAGTGGACAAGGGGCTTTGCTATTTCAATTCCATGAGTAAAGATTATGGTTTAATGCCAAAACTAGAACATTATGCGTCTGTTGTAGACATTTTAGGACGAGCTGGTCATTTGCCGCGTGCAATGAAGTTTGTGGAGACTATGCCAATAGAACCTGATGCAATGGTTTGGAGGACCCTCCTAAGTGCTTGCATAGTTCACAAGAACATTGAAATAGGGGAACAGACAGGCCACCGCCTCTTACAATTGGAGCCTCAAGACTCAGCAACTTATGTTTTACTATCAAACCTATATGCAGTTCTTGGAAGATGGGATTCTCGAAACCAGACAAGGCTGCTGATGAAAGACAGAGGTGTCAAGAAAGAGCCAGGTCGTAGCTGGATTGAAGTCAAAAACACCATACATGCATTTTTTGTTGGAGATAGACTCCATCCACTAGCAAATCATATCTATGACTTTGTGGAGGACCTAAATAAACGGGTAGTTATGATTGGTTATGTTCAAGACAATAATAGTCTTTGGAGTGATTTGGAGTTGGGACAAAAAGATCCAACTGCTTATATTCACAGTGAAAAGTTAGCTATTGCATTTGGACTTCTAAGCTTGCCTGAAATGATTCCCATACGAGTGATGAAGAATCTCCGCGTCTGCAATGACTGCCACAATTGGATAAAGTGTGTGTCGAAGGTTGCAGATCGAGCCATTGTTGTACGGGATGCATACAGATTTCATCATTTTGCAGATGGTGAATGTTCCTGCAATGATTTTTGGTAA